The sequence AGCAGCCGCTCCCTGGCCCGTTCCAACTCCCGCCGCGTCTCCCGGTCCGCGCTCACCTCCATCAGCACCAGGCCCAGGCCCAGCACCCGCCCGCCGTCCAGGACCCGGTGGCAACTGCCGCGCCAGTGCCGCCGGGCGTGCGCGGAGTCCGCCCTGGTCTGGCCGCTGGAGTCCAGCTCGCGCGGCCGGCCGTCCGCCAGCACCGCGCGCATCATCGCCTCGTCGACATCGACCCCGGGCACCACCTCGGCGATCCGCCGCCCGACGTGCGCGTCGACCTCCACCCCGTTCATCAGCGCCAGCGCCGGGTTCACGTACAGGTACCGCAGATCGGGGTCGAGCAGCGCCACACCCGCCTGCGTGCCGTCCAGCAGCATCTGCCACACCGCACTGCCGGGCTCCGGAACGTCGGGCTGCATCGGCGTCCCTCCTCCGGGTCGGGTCGTAGCTCCACCCTGCCCGCAGGTCGCCGGATCGGCGATTCAAGGGGGTGCGTACGGAGAGGGGCCCGGCGCGGTGCCCTCGGTATACGGTTCCGCGCGGGTGCCCGCGGCGTACGGCTCTCCGGCATACCGGTCTCTAGGGTGGCGGCATGGTGCATGTACTCAGCAGCCGGACCCTTCTGCGGCCCGCCGACCCGGACCGCTCCCGCCGCTTCTACGGCGACGTCCTGGGCCTGGAGGTGTACCGGGAGTTCGGCGAGGGCCCCGAGCGGGGCACGGTCTACTTCCTCGGCGGCGGCTTCCTGGAGGTGTCCGGGCGCTGCGACGCCGCCCCCGCGGACACCCTGCGCCTCTGGCTCCAGGTTCCCGATGTCGAGGCCGCCCACCGGGAGCTGCGGGCCCGGGGCGCCGAGATCGTGCGGGAGCCGCGCCAGGAGCCCTGGGGGCTGATCGAGATGTGGATCACCGACCCCGACGGCCACCGCATCGTCCTGGTGGAGGTCCCGGCCGACCATCCGCTGCGGTACCGGCCCGGACTCTGACGACCGGGGCCCGAGCCGGAGCCGTCACCGGGCCCGGAGCCACCCGGGTCAGCCCGGGGGCACCCCGAGCCGTCCCTCCAGCTGGACCAGCAGCTCGGCGAGGAGCGCGGCGACCTGCCGCTGGTCGCCGTCCGGGAGGCCGGAGAGCGCGACCCGCTCGTAGCGCAGCTGGTCGGGCACGACCGAGTCGATCAGCTCGCCGCCGCTGCGGGTGAGCCGTACCCGGGCGACCCTGCGGTCCCTGGTGTCACTGCGGCGCTCCACCCAGCCGCGCTCGCCGAGCAGCTTCAGCCGCTTGGTCACGGCCGCGCCCGAGGAGAAGGTCTCCCGGGCCAGCTCGCCGGGGGTCAGTTCGCGCCCGGTCCGCCGCAGGGTGCTGAGCAGGTCGAACTCGGCCCGGGTCAGGCCGACCCGGCGCAGCGGGGCGTCCTCGGCCTGCTGGAGGAGCGCGGCGCAGCGGTTGATCCGGCCGATGACCTCCATCGGAGCGGTGTCCAGGTCGGGGCGGACGGTCTGCCACTGGCGGACCACCACGGCCACGGTGTCGTCGGCCGGCCCGCCCTCGCTCGCTGCCGTCATGCCGCCGCACTCCCTCCGGTACCGGTCGCGGTGCCGCCGGCCCCCAGCCCCTGCACGAGCCCCTGCGCGCGTACCGTCTCGGCGAGCGTACGGTGTCCGTCCCGCTCCACGTCCAGCACCTCCTGCTCGGGCAGCGGGGACTGCCACCACTCGCCGGCCGCGATGTCCCTGGCCTGGCGCAGCTCGATCAGGGCGAAGGCCAGCCGCCGTCCGGCGGCCTCCAGGGTCCCGCGGGCCGGGGCGGCGAGCGCGGACCGTGCCTGCCGCTGCGCGGTACGGGCGCCGACCAGCGCCGTCCGCAGCTGGTGGGCTGGGCGGCGGGTGACCACGGCCATGCTGACCAGCACCCCGACGACGGCGCCGACCAGGGTGTCGAGGACCCGGTCGGTGAGGAGCTCACCGACCGGCCGTCGCCCGGCGAACTCGACGACCAGCAGCGCCATCGGCGTCACGCAGATGCTGCCCAGCCAGTAGTTGCGGGGCATGAGGGCCTCGGCGCCGAAGTTGAACGCCAGGGCGACCAGCACCAGGGCGGTCGGGCCGGTGTGGGTGAGCGGGACCACGGCGGCGAAGACCAGGACCCCGATCAGGTTGCCGACGACCCGCTGGATGCTGCGGCGCCAGGACTGGGTGACGTTGGCCTGGGAGACGGCGGCGGCGGTGACGATGGCCCAGTAGGGGCGTCCGACGCCGAGGCCGAAGGAGGCGTAGCCGGCCAGCGCACAGCCGAGGAAGGTGCGGACGGCGACCGGGAAGAGCGCACCGCCCGGCCGCAGCCGCTGCCAGAGGGAGGGCGCGGAGACGGCGAGCTCGGTCTCGATGCCGAGGAGTTCGGTGTCGTCGGCCTGACCGGCCGGGCGCGGGACGGGGCCGGTGCCGCGCAGCCGGGCGGCCCAGCCGCTGAGGAGGGCGGGGTCGGCGGGGGTGGGTGCGGAGAGCGCGACCTCGGCGTGGATCAGCAGGCGTTCCAGGGCCCGCCGGTCCTCGGTGCGCCGGCCGCTGACCGTCAGGTTCTGCCAGCCGGTCTGGATGGCGGCGGCCGCGTTCGCACGGGCCGGCCCCGCCTCCGGGTCACCCGCCGGGAGTCCCGCGTACCGTGCCGCCGCCCGGAGCGCGCCGCGTACCGCGCGGCGCTCGGGGCCCTGCGGGCGGACCAGCCCGGGGGCCATGCTCACCAGGTAGGCGAGGGCCGCCGATGCCAGGGCGAGGCCGATGTGGCCGGGGACCTGGCCGATGGTCTGGGGCGCGAACAGGGCCGCCGAACTGATGAACGCGAAGATCACATGGGCGGGCGGGCCGATCCTGGTGGCATCGCAGAGCAGCTTCTGCAGCGCGGCGAGCAGCGCGCCGACGGTGATCAGCACCATGACGCTGTCGGTGAGCGAGGCGACGACGAGGGCGACCGCGAGGCAGCCGACCATGCCGAGGACGACGCCGATCAGCGTCCTGGCGCGGCCGGCATACGGCCGGTTGTGCGCGTACGTGGCGCAGAGCGAGCCGGCCATCGTGTACATCGCCAGATCCAGTCGGCCCAGGCAGAGCAGGACGACGTTGGGGATCGCCGAGGCGATCACCGCGCTGGTGGCGGGCTTGAACCAGATGTCCGACGTCCTGCCCAGGCGCAGCACACCGGCGGTGGGGAGCCTGCGCGGCCGGTGCGAGCGGGGGGTGGGGGTGGCGCCGTTCATACAACAAGCTTACCAAGTGTTTTACTCGAAAACTAAATGGCTGCCGCGCCCGCGGGCGCGGCAGCCCTCACCCGGTCGGCGGAACCAGGTCCGGCGACCTTTCGTACGGCTATGGGCCTTTCGGTCCCGTGCCATCCCTGCGGCGTGGCTGCGCCCGGACAAGCCGGGCCGGTAGGCTTTCCGTGTGATCTTCAAGCGCATCGGAAACGGGAAGCCGTACCCGGACCACGGCCGGGTCAGCACGCGCGAGTGGGCGGACGTCGCCCCGCGTCCCGTGCGACTGGACCAGTTGGTGACCACCAAGGGACAGCTCGACCTGGAGACACTCCTGGCGGAGGACTCCACCTTCTACGGGGACCTGTTCGCACACGTCGTGAAGTGGCAGGGCGACCTCTATCTGGAGGACGGGCTGCACCGCGCCGTGCGCGCGGCGCTCCAGCAGCGGCAAGTGCTGCACGCCCGGGTCCTGGAGATGGACTGACAATCCGCTTACGCTGCGCTCATGAGCATGCTGACCCCCTCCGGGATGGGCGGGAAGTACCGGGTAACGGGTAACTCGTATCCGCGTATGCGTCCGCCCAGGCGGCGCGGCCGATTCGTGGCCGCCCTGATCGCCGCGGTTGTCGTACTCGGCCTCTTCAGCTGGGGGGCCCTGCAGCTCTTCCATGTCTTCAGCGGCGACAGCAAGGACGCCAAGGCGAACGCCGCGCCCAGCCATCCGTCCTGCTCGCCCGCAGCCGCTCCGGTGGCCACCGGCAAGCCGATCGCCCTGCCGAAGCCGACGCAGGTGACGATGAACGTCCTCAACGCGACCACGCGCGGCGGGCTCGCGAAGTCCACCGCGGACCAGCTCGCCGGCCGCGGCTTCAAGGTGTCGAAGTTCGGGAACGCGCCCGACGAGTACAACGCGAAGATCACGCAGTCCGCGCTGATCATCTCCGGGCCGGCCGGGGAGGCCGCCGCCCGCGAGGCGGGTACGCAGATGGTCGGCTCCGCCGTGAAGATCGACCCCAAGCGGAAGGGGGCGACGGTCGACGTGCTCATCGGCAACGCCTTCGCGAAGCTGGCGACGCCTACGCAGGCGGCGGAGGCGCGGGTTGTCGCGGCGAATCCGCCGGCGCCCAAGCCGACGTGCAGCCCCAAGAACTGAGCAGATCCACCCGGCTGCCCCGTCCTGCCGTTCGCGGGACCTTGCGGTCCGGGGCTGGTCGCTGGGGGCACCCCCTCTGGGGGAGTTCCCCGCGCCCCTGAGTATGTGCTGCTCCCACCGTGCTTGCCCCGGGAGCACCCGGGCAAAATCCAGCGGCGCGCCACCGGCCTGCGGCCGGGAACAGACCGACACCACGACGGCACGGCGCAACCAGCCCCCTCCGGCAGGTGGTCCCTGAACCGGCAGGACTGGGGCACCCGGGAGGGTCCGCTCGGCCGCGGCGGCTAGCCGATCGTGCCGTAGAGGCGGTCGCCCGCGTCGCCGAGGCCGGGGACGATGAACCCTTGGTCGTTGAGCCGCTCGTCGACCGCGGCGGTGACCACGGTGACGGGCTTGCCCGCGAGTTCACGCTCCATCAGTTCGACGCCCTCGGGGGCGGCGAGCAGGCAGAGGGCGGTGACGTCGTCGGCCCCGCGCTCGATCAGCAGCCGTATCGCGGCGACCAGGGTGCCGCCGGTGGCCAGCATCGGGTCGACTACGTACGCCTGACGGCCGGACAGGTCCTCGGGCAGGCGGGTGGCGTACGTCTGGGCCTGGAGGGTGTTCTCGTCGCGGACCATGCCGAGGAAGCCGACCTCCGCGGTGGGCAGCAGCCGGACCATGCCGTCGAGCATGCCGAGCCCCGCGCGCAGGATCGGCACCACCAGGGGCCGGGGGTGGGACAGCCGCACCCCGGTGGTGGGCGCGACCGGAGTGACGATGTCGACCTGTTCGGTGCGCACGTCACGGGTCGCCTCGTAAGCGAGCAGGGTGACGAGTTCGTCGGCGAGCCGGCGGAAGGTGGGCGAGTCGGTGCGCTCGTCGCGCAGCGCGGTGAGCTTGTGCGCGACCAGCGGATGGTCGACAACATGGAGACGCATGGGAGGACTGTATCCGGCGCCCTCCGACCGGCGCCCCGCCTTCCTCACCCTCGCCCTCTGCGCGCGGGCACGGGTAAACCGCACCTTCGGGGGAAGGTTCCCGAGGAATCGCGACACAGACGCGGGGACGGTGGCACCCATGCCGGACACGACGGGCCGCGGCAGCGGCGGCGCACGCGGTGAGCGGACCGTTCCGCAGGCCCAGCACGAACGGGAGCGGGAACGGCGCCACAAGCGGGCCGCGTTCCTGCGCGAGCTGGACGAGGCGAAGGAACTGCGCGACCGGGTCCAGCCCCGGCGGGCCCGGGCGGCGCGGATGCGCCAGCAGATGCGGATGCGCACCTTCCGTTGGTGATCCGCGCGTGGCCGGAGGGTGGTCCGCGGGCGTCCGCCGAGGCGCCCCGCGCCCGCTGGCTCGATGTGCGCAACGTCACCATGTGGAGCGGTCGGGTGACCGCTGCGGCCGGTCGGGGGTCCGCCAAGATCGCGTTTTTCCCGAGAAGTGACCAAGTCCTGGCACGTCGCGGTGTCGAAGACCCTTCGCGACGCCCTTGTTTCTGCCACGATGCCGAGTGGGTGGGACCGTCATGAACCCTCATGAACCGCAAGTGGGCCCACCCGGTCCGGACGGCCTGAGACCTGTGGGAGAGTCACGGTGTACTTCGCCGCACTGCTCGCGCGCACCGAGGACGGTTGGCAAGCGAGCGAACCCGATCTCGACGATGTGGAAACCCTCGCCGACCTGAGCGACCTGGCTCGTACGGCCGGCGACGAGGAGGAAACGGTTCTGGTCTTCATCGAGCAGGAGGACGCCTGGTTCGGCGTCATCCGCGTCGACGGTGAAGAGGACCCCAGAATCTATGTGTCAGACGCGGCGGCCGCTGCCCGCAGCTCGTACGGAGAGATCCTGCTCACCGACGAGGTGCTGGGCCGTGACCCGGAGAACGCGGACGACCTCGACGACCTTGTCGACCTCGACGGCACCGAGGACGGCGACACCGACGAGGACGCCGTGGTCGGCTCCTCCGAGGACCATGTGCCGACCGGCCCGCTCGGCGAGACCGACCTGCTGGCCGACCTGGGAATGAGCGCCACCGAACTGCTCGCGTTGAGCGGGGACGGCGCCCTGACCGGCGAGGCCCTGGGCGAGATCGCCGACGCGCTGGGGGCGGCCGACGTGCTGGAGGCCGTCCGCTGACCGACACCGGCGCCGAACCCGACGTCCTGCGCGACCCCTGGGCGCCCGCCATGCGGATCGCCCTGGCGGAGGCCGAGCACGCCCCGCTCACCGGTGACGTACCGGTGGGCGCGGTCGTGCTGGCCCCCGACGGCTCGGTGCTGTCCCGTGCGCACAACGAGCGCGAGGCGACCGGCGATCCGACCGCCCACGCCGAGGTGCTCGCCGTCCGCCGCGCGGCGGCCGCGCTGGGCCGGTGGCGGCTGACCGACTGCACCCTGGTGGTGACCTTGGAGCCGTGCACCATGTGCGCGGGCGCCATCGTGCTGGCCCGGCTGGAGCGGGTGGTCTACGGCGCCCCCGATCCGAAGGCGGGCGCGGCCGGTTCCCTGTGGGACATGGTCCGCGACCGCCGCCTCAACCACCGCCCCGAGGTGATCGCCGAGGTGCTGCCCGCCCCGAGCGCGACCCTCCTCACCCGCTTCTTCCGCCCAAACGATTTCTGACCACGGCTCCCCGTGGGCTAAGCTCTCTCTCGGTAGCGTGTCCGAGCGGCCTAAGGAGCACGCCTCGAAAGCGTGTGAGGGGGCAACTCCTCCGTGGGTTCAAATCCCACCGCTACCGCCATGAGCTGGACGAACGGGACCGCCTCCCTTGTGGAGGCGGTCCCGTTCGCCGTGTTCCCCCAGGTGCCCGAAGTGGCCGCTCCGCCCCAGCCGCGTCCTGCACCACGTCGTCCACGTCGGGGCCGGAGCCCAGCAGGCTCAACGCCGCGGCTCGCATGCCGACCTGACGCCGTTCCGGCAAAAGCCCCGGCGCGGTCACCTCACCGCGCTGCGCGGCCCTGGTGAGCGCCACGCCCCCGCCCCTCGCGTTCTCCCCCGGTCCCGTTCCCGCGTGTCCGGCCATCGCAAGACCTCCCGTCCGCACGGCCGTCAAAGCCTCGCAATCATCATCGTTTTTGCGGATGATGATGCTGTCCGGTCGTCTGGTTACTCCGTACGGCGGATAGAATTCGGCGATTGCACACTTGTGACCGCTGGTGCCGAGTCGCTGCTGGGGAGGCCAAGGAGCATGGCGCAGGCGAGGAAGATCGCCACCATCGTGCTGGTGATCTTCGTGCTCTATACGATCATCGACCAGCCGGCTCGGGCGGCCGACCTTGTGCAGGTAGGGTTCGTCGGGATTTCGAACGCTGCCAAGAGCATCGGGCAGTTCATGCACGACCTGGCCAACTGACGGCCGTGGGGCAAGGCGAGGAGTGGCGATGATCCGTCATCTGGTGCTGTTCAAGCTGAACGAGGGCGTCAGCCGGGACGAGGAGCGGGTGGCCGCGGGCGCTCGCGGGTTCGCCGAACTCGGCGGCCGGATACCCGAGGTGGCCTCCTGGGAGTGCGGCTGGAACGTGTCGGACCGGCCGATCGCCTACGACTTCGCGATCAACTCCTCCGTCCCGGACCCCGACGCGCTGGTGCGCTATCTCGAACACCCCGCGCACAAGGCAGCGGTCGCGCCGTGGTCGAGCTTCGCCACCTGGGTCGTCGCCGACTACGAGATCTGATCGCACACCCATTCGCAGCAGCCCCTCGCCGTCCGCGGTGGGGGGCTTCGCCGTGCCGGTCCACGCGCGGCCCGTTCGTACAACACGGCAATATGCGGTGCTTGCACAAAGCACACATGAATTGTGATGCTATGACCGCTTTGCCCGACGTTTTGACGGATGTTCGCCGGATGCTGCAGTCGCAGCAGGCTGGAGTGGACCGATAAGGGGTGTGGTGTGCCGGTGTCGGCCCGAACGGCGTCAACGCCAGCGACGACGTATCCGCGTGCCAGGACGCGGACGCCGAACAGCAACGCGGCCGACGCGCGGGCGCTGACCCAGGTGCTCTTCGAGCAGATCGTGGACCTGGAGCCGGGCACGCCCGAGCACAGCAGGGTGCGGGCCGCGCTGATCGAGGTGAACCTGCCGCTGGTGCGGTACGCCGCCGCCCGCTTCCGCAGCCGCAACGAGCCCATGGAGGACGTGGTCCAGGTCGGCACGATCGGCCTGATCAACGCGATCGACCGGTTCGACCCGGAGCGCGGGGTGCAGTTCCCGACCTTCGCGATGCCCACCGTGGTCGGCGAGATCAAGCGCTACTTCCGCGACAACGTGCGCACCGTGCATGTGCCCCGCCGGCTGCACGAGCTGTGGGTGCAGGTCAGCGGCGCCATCGAGGACCTGACGGTGCTGCACGGCCGCTCCCCGACCACCGCGGAGATCGCCGAGCGGCTGCGGCTGTCCGAGGAGGAGGTGCTGGCCTGCCTGGAGGCGGGCCGCGCCTATCACGCCACCTCGCTGGAGGCCGCGCAGGAGGGCGACGGCGCCCCCGGGCTGCTGGACCGGCTCGGCTACGAGGACCCGGCGCTCAACGGCGTCGAGCACCGCGACCTGGTCCGGCATCTGCTGGTGCAACTCCCCGAACGCGAACGGCGCATCCTGCTGCTGCGCTACTTCGGCAACCTGACGCAGTCGCAGATCAGTGCGGAGCTGGGGGTTTCGCAGATGCACGTGTCCCGTCTGCTCTCCCGCAGCTTCGCCCGACTGCGGTCCGCAAACCAGCTCGAAGCGTAACCCAACGGGATTAAGCCACCTGCACAGATAAGTCGACATGACGCTACAGCGTGTTGCCGACATGTGACATTCTGCGGATAGCGCGTTTGTGACGGCCGGACCTCCGGTATTCCAGTGGAGGAACAACCGTCGCTCGCGACGCCCGTCCGCGACCTCAAGGGGGTGGCATGTCCGTACAGTTGGGCAGTCCCAAGGTGCTTCGTACCGACGCAACCGACGCTGACGTACCGCATGACGCTGTGCACGACACGGTGCGCAGCGATGCCATCGACACCCGCACGCTGTCCCGTTCGCTCTTCCTGCGGCTGGCGGAGCTACCGGTCGACAGTCCGGACCGCACCTACGTCCGTGACACGCTCATCGAGCTGAACCTCCCGCTGGTGCGGTACGCCGCCGCCCGGTTCCGCAGCCGCAACGAACCGATGGAGGACATCGTCCAGGTCGGCACGATCGGCCTGATCAAGGCGATCGACCGGTTCGACTGCGAGCGCGGGGTGGAGTTCCCGACCTTCGCGATGCCCACCATCGTCGGCGAGGTGAAGCGGTTCTTCCGCGACACGTCGTGGTCGGTGCGGGTCCCGCGCCGGTTGCAGGAGCTGCGGCTGGCGCTGACCAAGGCGAGCGACGAGCTGTCCCAGAAGCTGGACCGCTCGCCGACCGTCGCCGAACTGGCCGGCTGCCTCGGCGTCTCCGAGGAGGACGTGGTCGACGGGCTCGCGGTCGGCAACGCCTACACCGCCAGCTCCCTGGACTCCCCGCCGCCCGAGGACGACGGCGGCGAGGGCACCCTGGCCGACCGGCTGGGATACGAGGACAGCGCCCTCGAAGGCGTCGAGTACCGCGAGTCGCTGAAGCCCCTGCTGGCCCAACTGCCGCCGCGCGAACGCCAGATCATCATGCTGCGGTTCTTCGCGAACATGACGCAGTCGCAGATCGGCGAGGAGGTCGGGATCTCCCAGATGCACGTCTCCCGGCTGCTGACGAGGACGCTGGCCCAACTGCGGGTCGGACTGACCGCTGAGGCGTGACGAGCGAGCTCCCGGAGTGGCCGACCGCGGCACGAGGTCGACCGCGCAGGGAGCGAGGAGGAACGCCGACCAGAGGATTCGAGGCGTAGGAGGGGGAGTGGTCGCCGGATGTCCGGCGGACCCGCCGCTACTTCATCGCGAGTGCGACCACTCCCACGATCACCACCAGGACCACGATCACACCGATGATCAGGCCCGCGCGGCTACGGCCCTGGGCACGCTGCACCTGCACGGCGGGCGGCTGCTCGTCGACGAAGGCGCGGAACATCTGGGTGCTGCCGGCCGGGTCGTAGTTGTTGTCAGGGTTGGGCGAGGAGTTCGACATGCCGCCTGACCCTAGCGTGTCGGCGGAATAACCCGCACCCCCCGGCTGTTGCATCAGCACATGGCACGCATCGGCAACTCGGCGCTCGACGTCTTCCCCCTGTCCCTCGGCGGCAATGTCTTCGGCTGGACGGCCGACGAGGCGCAGTCCTTCGCCGTCCTCGACGCGTACACCGCGCACGGCGGCGACTTCATCGACACCGCGGACGTGTACTCGGCCTGGGTGCCGGGCAACTCCGGTGGCGAGTCGGAGACGATCATCGGCGCGTGGCTGGCCCGCCGCGGCCGCCGCGACGACGTGGTGATCGCCACGAAGGTCGGCAGCCACCAGGACTTCAAGGGGCTGCGGGCCGACACGATCAAGCAGGGCGCCGAGGCGTCGCTGCGCCGACTCGGCGTCGACCACATCGACCTCTACTACACGCACCGCGACGACCCCGAGGTCCCGGTCGAGGAGATCATCACCGCGCTGGACGCCCTCGTGCAGGAGGGCAAGGTCCGGGCGATCGGCGCCTCCAACATCTCGGCCGAGCGGCTGGCCGCCTCGCTGGACTTCTCCGAGCGCGAGGGCCTGGCGCGGTACGAAATCATCCAGCCCAAGTACAACCTGGTCGAGCGCGACGAGTTCGAGGGCCCGCTGGCCGACCTGGTGGCGGCTCGCGGCCTGTCCACCGCCCCTTACTACGGGCTCGCCTCCGGCTTCCTCACCGGCAAGTACCGCTCGGGCGCCACCGAGGTCTACAGCGCCCGCGCCGAGCGCGCCGCGGGCTTCCTCGACACGGAGAGCGGCCCGAAGGTGCTGGCCGCGCTGGACGAGATCGCCGCCGCCCACGACGCCGAGGTCGGCACGGTCGCGCTGGCCTGGCTGGCCGCGCAGCCGACGGTGGTCGCGCCGATCGCCAGCGCGCGTACGGCCGAGCAGGTGCCGGCGCTGACCGCCGTGGCCGAGTTGAAGCTCACCGACGCGGAGGTGGCGGCGCTGACCGCCGCCGCGTCCTGACCGCCACGTCGTCCTGACCACCCTCTGACGGCGGCCGCTCCTTAGGCACGCCTTCCCGCGCCCTTCTCTTCCCGCACGCCTTTCCCGCACCAGCCTTCGCCCGCTCCCGCAACGGGGGCGGGCGATTGCTCTGTCGTGACCTTGCTCTCAGTCGCCTCACAGCACTTGTGTCATACAACCATTTCCTCTTATGGTTGCTTCAGGCAACCAAGAGGAAGGCTGGCGAACCGAGCCGATGGCGACACCCACCCCGACCGCCGAGACGTCCGCACCCATGTCGCACCGCCAGATCATGGAGGCGCTGTCCGGTCTGCTGATCGGCCTGTTCGTGGCGATCCTGTCGTCGACGATCGTCTCCAACGCCCTGCCGCGCATCCTCTCCGACATCGGCGGCGGCCAGAGCGCGTACACCTGGGTGGTCACCGCCTCGCTGCTCGCGGTCACCGCGACCACGCCGATCTGGGGCAAGCTCTCCGACCTGTTCAGCAAGAAGCTGCTGATCCAGCTCGCGCTGGTGATCTACGTGGCCGGGTCGATGGTCGCGGGGCTGTCGAACAGCCCGGGCATGCTGATCGCCTGCCGGCTGGTGCAGGGCATCGGCGCGGGCGGGCTGTCCGCGCTCACCCAGGTGATCATGGCGGCGATGATCTCGCCCCGGCAGCGCGGCCGGTACAGCGGCTACCTCGGCGCCACCTTCGCGGTCGCCACCGTCGGCGGGCCGCTGGTCGGCGGGGTGATCGTCGACTCCGCACTGGGCTGGCGCTGGTGCTTCTACGTCGGGGTGCCGTTCGCGATCATCGCGCTGGTGGTACTGCAGAAGACGCTGCACCTGCCGGTGGTCAAGCGGGAGGTGCGGATCGACTGGGCGGGCGCCTTCTTCATCACCGCGGCCGTGTCGCTGCTGATGGTGTGGGTCTCGCTGGGCGGCCAGAACTACCCGTGGATGTC comes from Streptomyces sp. NBC_00448 and encodes:
- a CDS encoding type II toxin-antitoxin system VapB family antitoxin — translated: MIFKRIGNGKPYPDHGRVSTREWADVAPRPVRLDQLVTTKGQLDLETLLAEDSTFYGDLFAHVVKWQGDLYLEDGLHRAVRAALQQRQVLHARVLEMD
- the upp gene encoding uracil phosphoribosyltransferase; the encoded protein is MRLHVVDHPLVAHKLTALRDERTDSPTFRRLADELVTLLAYEATRDVRTEQVDIVTPVAPTTGVRLSHPRPLVVPILRAGLGMLDGMVRLLPTAEVGFLGMVRDENTLQAQTYATRLPEDLSGRQAYVVDPMLATGGTLVAAIRLLIERGADDVTALCLLAAPEGVELMERELAGKPVTVVTAAVDERLNDQGFIVPGLGDAGDRLYGTIG
- a CDS encoding RNA polymerase sigma factor SigF; translated protein: MPVSARTASTPATTYPRARTRTPNSNAADARALTQVLFEQIVDLEPGTPEHSRVRAALIEVNLPLVRYAAARFRSRNEPMEDVVQVGTIGLINAIDRFDPERGVQFPTFAMPTVVGEIKRYFRDNVRTVHVPRRLHELWVQVSGAIEDLTVLHGRSPTTAEIAERLRLSEEEVLACLEAGRAYHATSLEAAQEGDGAPGLLDRLGYEDPALNGVEHRDLVRHLLVQLPERERRILLLRYFGNLTQSQISAELGVSQMHVSRLLSRSFARLRSANQLEA
- a CDS encoding nucleoside deaminase, whose amino-acid sequence is MRIALAEAEHAPLTGDVPVGAVVLAPDGSVLSRAHNEREATGDPTAHAEVLAVRRAAAALGRWRLTDCTLVVTLEPCTMCAGAIVLARLERVVYGAPDPKAGAAGSLWDMVRDRRLNHRPEVIAEVLPAPSATLLTRFFRPNDF
- a CDS encoding FUSC family protein, producing the protein MNGATPTPRSHRPRRLPTAGVLRLGRTSDIWFKPATSAVIASAIPNVVLLCLGRLDLAMYTMAGSLCATYAHNRPYAGRARTLIGVVLGMVGCLAVALVVASLTDSVMVLITVGALLAALQKLLCDATRIGPPAHVIFAFISSAALFAPQTIGQVPGHIGLALASAALAYLVSMAPGLVRPQGPERRAVRGALRAAARYAGLPAGDPEAGPARANAAAAIQTGWQNLTVSGRRTEDRRALERLLIHAEVALSAPTPADPALLSGWAARLRGTGPVPRPAGQADDTELLGIETELAVSAPSLWQRLRPGGALFPVAVRTFLGCALAGYASFGLGVGRPYWAIVTAAAVSQANVTQSWRRSIQRVVGNLIGVLVFAAVVPLTHTGPTALVLVALAFNFGAEALMPRNYWLGSICVTPMALLVVEFAGRRPVGELLTDRVLDTLVGAVVGVLVSMAVVTRRPAHQLRTALVGARTAQRQARSALAAPARGTLEAAGRRLAFALIELRQARDIAAGEWWQSPLPEQEVLDVERDGHRTLAETVRAQGLVQGLGAGGTATGTGGSAAA
- a CDS encoding aldo/keto reductase, whose translation is MARIGNSALDVFPLSLGGNVFGWTADEAQSFAVLDAYTAHGGDFIDTADVYSAWVPGNSGGESETIIGAWLARRGRRDDVVIATKVGSHQDFKGLRADTIKQGAEASLRRLGVDHIDLYYTHRDDPEVPVEEIITALDALVQEGKVRAIGASNISAERLAASLDFSEREGLARYEIIQPKYNLVERDEFEGPLADLVAARGLSTAPYYGLASGFLTGKYRSGATEVYSARAERAAGFLDTESGPKVLAALDEIAAAHDAEVGTVALAWLAAQPTVVAPIASARTAEQVPALTAVAELKLTDAEVAALTAAAS
- a CDS encoding MarR family winged helix-turn-helix transcriptional regulator; protein product: MTAASEGGPADDTVAVVVRQWQTVRPDLDTAPMEVIGRINRCAALLQQAEDAPLRRVGLTRAEFDLLSTLRRTGRELTPGELARETFSSGAAVTKRLKLLGERGWVERRSDTRDRRVARVRLTRSGGELIDSVVPDQLRYERVALSGLPDGDQRQVAALLAELLVQLEGRLGVPPG
- a CDS encoding RNA polymerase sigma factor SigF, translated to MSVQLGSPKVLRTDATDADVPHDAVHDTVRSDAIDTRTLSRSLFLRLAELPVDSPDRTYVRDTLIELNLPLVRYAAARFRSRNEPMEDIVQVGTIGLIKAIDRFDCERGVEFPTFAMPTIVGEVKRFFRDTSWSVRVPRRLQELRLALTKASDELSQKLDRSPTVAELAGCLGVSEEDVVDGLAVGNAYTASSLDSPPPEDDGGEGTLADRLGYEDSALEGVEYRESLKPLLAQLPPRERQIIMLRFFANMTQSQIGEEVGISQMHVSRLLTRTLAQLRVGLTAEA
- a CDS encoding LytR C-terminal domain-containing protein; amino-acid sequence: MSMLTPSGMGGKYRVTGNSYPRMRPPRRRGRFVAALIAAVVVLGLFSWGALQLFHVFSGDSKDAKANAAPSHPSCSPAAAPVATGKPIALPKPTQVTMNVLNATTRGGLAKSTADQLAGRGFKVSKFGNAPDEYNAKITQSALIISGPAGEAAAREAGTQMVGSAVKIDPKRKGATVDVLIGNAFAKLATPTQAAEARVVAANPPAPKPTCSPKN
- a CDS encoding VOC family protein translates to MVHVLSSRTLLRPADPDRSRRFYGDVLGLEVYREFGEGPERGTVYFLGGGFLEVSGRCDAAPADTLRLWLQVPDVEAAHRELRARGAEIVREPRQEPWGLIEMWITDPDGHRIVLVEVPADHPLRYRPGL
- a CDS encoding Dabb family protein, which translates into the protein MIRHLVLFKLNEGVSRDEERVAAGARGFAELGGRIPEVASWECGWNVSDRPIAYDFAINSSVPDPDALVRYLEHPAHKAAVAPWSSFATWVVADYEI
- a CDS encoding tRNA adenosine deaminase-associated protein, whose amino-acid sequence is MYFAALLARTEDGWQASEPDLDDVETLADLSDLARTAGDEEETVLVFIEQEDAWFGVIRVDGEEDPRIYVSDAAAAARSSYGEILLTDEVLGRDPENADDLDDLVDLDGTEDGDTDEDAVVGSSEDHVPTGPLGETDLLADLGMSATELLALSGDGALTGEALGEIADALGAADVLEAVR